Genomic segment of Bicyclus anynana chromosome 18, ilBicAnyn1.1, whole genome shotgun sequence:
AGATGCTGCATCGACGACTTATCATCTGTTCCCTGTACAGACTTATCTCTCCTTTGGCCTTCTCCTCTTGTGGAAATGCAAGATCCACTTGCAATTTTaacattcttctggtaataaaatgaaatggtATTGGATCTTTTAGAGCGTCAAAACATAACTTATGTGTCCTTAAATTACAAGTCCTGCTTCAAAAATTCATAATACTCTTTCTCCAGGGTCCTCAAAGCACCGTCAGTCTGTAGCAGCGCGTTCTGTTTCCTCAGGTTGTCTATGAGAGCGCTCTGTCTGTCCGCGCACAGTTGTAGCGTCTTCACGCGCGCCTCTAGACGCTGCGTCGTCGCTTGGTGGGAGGACGAGAGGGCGCGGGTGGAATCTCGAAACTCCTGAAAGTCAGAgatagaaaaattaataaaaatcagacAAGTACGTGTATAACTCGTCCATCGAGGGTTCCGCATGAAGGAAGTGGCCAACAGAAAGAAAGACTTTTGCTCGATTTGGCGGGGGCTCGGATTtgcatgtaacaaataaactcaaaaaatacttgactgatttgaaaaattttttcaccaatagaaatcTACATAGGGAGTCAAAAAGGCTATACTTTATGTATTCCTGCGTTTttcgggaatgggaactactcGGACGAAATcacgaggttctgctagtataaCCCATTTAGTATTGAATACCCACCTTTTCTGTCATTTTGGCTGTCTCGAGCTGTTGTTTGAGGGTAGTGATAGATTCCTCCTGCGCCGCACACCGCGCCTCGAGACTAACGTTTCTAGATCGCAGCTGCTTCAGTTCTGACGTCAGTTTGTCTGTCACACTCCTTTGCTCTTTGTAGAGCCGGTCTTTTTCCTGCAAGCGATTTCACAAGACTTTTTTAATAGAGGCCAGTGTGTAAGCCAATATACTGCCATAAGCAGTATGTAAGTCAATAGCCATGTAAGCCAATGTaagccaatatttttttttgtagtaattGGATGACTTTTTGTGGAAAACCATAGCAACAGAACGACACTTCTCAAGAACGAAGAACACTTCGAAAAACCACCCTGTCGCCTTCAACCTGAGGCATAATCGTGTTCTGTGTTTCACCAGAAATCATAATatttaccatcatcattatcaacgcatattcggctcactgctgagctcgagtctcctctcagaatgaaaggggttaggccaatagtccaccacgctggcccaatgcgggtcgGCAGACATCACAccagcagagaattaaggaaattttctggtatgcaattatcctcacgatgtatttccttcaccgtttgagacacgtaatatttaatttcttaaatagttaagaaattatttatcatactaaatataaaagctgtataaatataaatcaatagCTGGCATCAAAACAACTACTGTgggaagaaaaaatattaaatagcgCCACAAGGCCTTGTAGTTTCGCCAATAGGTCTAAAAAGCGCGCCACGAGATATCTCATGACGAGAGAAACATATCACACTGTCGACTAATAGCGCCGAAAAGGGTAATATGGATAATATCGATATGTCTTTAGAGGTATGTCACTGCTCATCCTAAGCTTACAGAAGTGGATTCAAGCCTTCCAGCGATGTGTAAGGATTTGGAATTTAGCCAGTAGGTCTAAAAAGCGCGCCACGAGATATCTCATGACGAGAGAGACATTTTGTCGACGAATAGCGGCGAAATTGATAATATAACTCGCTCTTTCGACAATATGTAATGCGTGATATGTGGTCATGCTCATCAGACGTGTACAGAAGTGTATTAGCGTCCAACGTCTAGgcataaatagaaataaataatttataacctCTATGTACTTTTGTAGGCTACTTACATTGAGCCTATTTTGTATAGCCGCATGTTTGGCCTTCATGTCTGCTGTTTCAGACCTCAATCCGTTCGCGCGGTTCAGTAGACCCAGTCTCTCACTCTCCAACTCGGCTAGATGGCTCATGTGTTTATCACATTGCTTTGCctggaaaatgtaaattatttataggtatCATAACTAAGCCTCCCTTGTCTTAGCGCGATTAGCATTATTgactactagtagacgccgcgtggtttcaaccgcgtggttcccgttcctaaatacagcctttagccttcctcgataaaccttcctgagattagcgcgttcaatcaaacaaactcttcagctttataatattagtatagataaaaaaccCAATACACTTTTTATTATTGACTATAAAAAACGCAATACACTTTTTAgttgatataattttttaataaagttttttttacaaaagaatttttaagcCTATATAGAACactttttttaggaaaaaaataattattattatttaaaaaaaaaacaactctgGCTCCTGTTGGGCATGGCCTACACTGGCCTCAAAGTGGAGTCTCCAACTTTTGCATCAGCTGATCAAACCATATTGATAGACGTAATATAAAGATAGATACACAGTAATGTACTCAAAAGTTACCTTCTTATCTATAGTCGCCTGTAGCTTATCAATTTGTTCTTGCATCAATTTCACTTTTGCAGACAAAAACTTGCATATACTTTCTACCGTTAAATTATCTGAAACATGATTAAAacacttttaatatattttagtatttcaatattaatgAATAGAACAAGGACAACCTAGATAACCTAGAcctagaaaattattttctgcACACTGGCACATTACTATGTGGCTGTTAACACCAAAACCAAAccaaataagaccctagaatggaagagaatgacattgagtggagtcacgcacttgtgaacgttgtgtgtagggttaaaggatctttTGACAGTCAacccctttttcactcaagtcactctttcCGCCGATcctaacccataaagaattacacaacaagaaatgtggacggctcggaCGCCATAAGTATActaaagccgaccgtacgacgagcgccttatatcgcaagtcgtcccgccaaccgattgctacccctctctaactccctactgtTTACGGAAACAaatcgcgccacctagcgtctgCACGAGCCAGCACGAGATctagcgacgtcatatccatctccTACTACTATTTCCTACCCTATATTATATGGAGGGAGAGGTGACATTGTAGTAGGTTTTAAAATtaacctgatgatgatgatgatattttactagtgacataaaataaaatgataattgaTCATGTAaaccatctatacttataataaatctgtagagaggccaattctgtacataaaatatatttccaaaataactatcagggggtgattagtgatcgatactgatgccaaaaatacaatcagtaaaatttttgtctgtctgtatgtttgttataaaaacaaaaactacacgacggattttaacgaaacttggcacaattactcttcatactcctgggcaggtatacttctcatcacgctacgattaatagaagcagagcagcgAAGGGAAATGTTACTCCATTTAGGGTAGGGGTTTGGTCGGGGTAgggaaggagtagggtaggggtagggttgaggccCTACTCGTCCCCTGTATGGTAGAGTTGCTGTAGAGTGGAAGTAGGGTAGAGTTTCAAgtggaggaagtcgcgggcctctgctagtaaagtaataaataattaaatctcaCCTTTTAAAAAAGATGCTGGCATTATGTTATCCTTAATGCTAACAGATACAAAAGcgtataaaaattcaaaatcatcaTTTCTTTTCTTATCACTATCAGTACATAGAATGTAACATTCACAGTTAcactttgttttaatatttctacAGTTTGTTATATTGTTACATCCAGTTTCTGTGGCTTCTGTTATATTGTATCCATTCACTAGTTCATTACTAGTATTGTAGGATAATagatttgaatttgtatttgtaataggAACTTTTTgttgatgtttgtttttatttttgaaaggtgttgaactttttttttctggTGTAACTGTGTTTGATGATTGGGGTGTTTGGCAGCAATGCTTCTTGGTGTTGCTATGCGCGGGACTCAGAGTTAGCCTACTAAACTCTGAGAATATGTCCTGTTTTTGCTGTAATAATGAAAATGTGACATATGTTAAATCTATATCATATCacaatgagccgtgatagcatatgagccgtgatagcccagtggatatgacctctgcctccgattccggagggtgttggttcaaatccggtccggggcatgcacctccaacttttcagttgtgtgcattttaagaaattaaatatcacgtgtctcaaacggtgaaggaaaacatcgtgaggaaacctgcacaccagaaaatttcttaattctctgcatgtgtgaagtctgccaatctgcattgggccagcgtggtggactattggcctaaaccctcattcattctgagaggagactcgagctcagcagtgagccgtatatgggttgataacgaacaataTCATATAAAATGAGCCAGTTTAAAGCAATAGCTCAATGGTCATCACAGACGGGAGGTGGTTTGGTCTCCGtcccattggactattgtcgtacccactcctaatacagtcttgcCTGACTAGTTGGAAGAGAATGGgaatataaaagatatggcaaatattattttttttaataatatatctatacgATCTGATGCACCACAGTATCATCCACATAGTTTCCATTcctatagtaaaaaaaaaaaaaaatctttattgaccaaaaaaatatacaaaaaaccataacattgcctgtggtctccacactagattgatctgtatcgtggagaccattATAAAGATAATAGTTATAAACCAATGTTGCTCAATGAATGTGGCTTCCCATTGGTGAAATGGTTTTAAAATCAGTCTAGTAGTTTAGCTGTGAAAGCATAATAAACTGGCTTTCatgttcataataataatataataataaaaaaaatatataataataatattatttactcagaGTTTGTCTGATTGTGCCCCAGGACCAGTGGCGGATTAAGGTCCAGAGCGCCCTAGGCAATCAACTTTAGCGGCGCCCCTGTACCGGCCATAAATGGCCATCACAATCTTACAATGATCTTAGTAGACCAGGATGTACTTACTCTAATGCGCAAATTAAATATGATGTTTTGTGAATAAATCAAGAGTGACGACAGAGCGAACATTGGAATTCATGATTCCTCTCTGTTCTGGGAAATAGGCCTTATGTGTGTTGACTGATGATGGTGTGTTATGAATATATCACTAGAGATTTAGAGTATAAATCAGCATTTAGTTCTTAATAGTCGATATGTTACtttcttcatttatttaaaattctgaGCTCGCGCGCCCCTTTTGTCTACACGCCCCTAGGCACGTGCCTAGTTTGCCTTATGGATAATCCGCCTCTGCCTaggacaaaggcctcctccaaacttTTCCACAATTCTCTATCCCTTGCAGATTTTGCCCAGTTGCCCCCAttcgtgtttataataagtataaaatttagCTAGGTATTAATAGCAAGCACTAGACCTAACTAACTAGGGAACTTGACTAGGTAAGACTTTATATGCTATAAtggtacaaaatagaaaaattctttctgcaATACTGGTTCATGATTCTTCAGGATAGACAGTATTCTTGCATCTACGAAGTGCATCCCAC
This window contains:
- the LOC112053588 gene encoding testis-expressed protein 9, with the translated sequence MDSEDLLARENEFKKLNKQLEKKTESLMKEIENVMQKQDIFSEFSRLTLSPAHSNTKKHCCQTPQSSNTVTPEKKSSTPFKNKNKHQQKVPITNTNSNLLSYNTSNELVNGYNITEATETGCNNITNCRNIKTKCNCECYILCTDSDKKRNDDFEFLYAFVSVSIKDNIMPASFLKDNLTVESICKFLSAKVKLMQEQIDKLQATIDKKAKQCDKHMSHLAELESERLGLLNRANGLRSETADMKAKHAAIQNRLNEKDRLYKEQRSVTDKLTSELKQLRSRNVSLEARCAAQEESITTLKQQLETAKMTEKEFRDSTRALSSSHQATTQRLEARVKTLQLCADRQSALIDNLRKQNALLQTDGALRTLEKEYYEFLKQDL